The genome window GTTTTGTTGCAAGGTCTTTGTAAAAATTCTGTTGTTTTATTTGAATTAGATACAGGTTAAAGAGAACGAGCATGTAGAGCAGAAGCAGGAGAAAGAAAATAAATGCGACACGTAGTTTATGTGAGTTGGTCATACGACTCAAGCTTTCTAATTTGTTTCATCGATATTGGTTGCATGCCGAGAACGTTTTGAGCATGTTGTTCTACCGCACGATGGTTTTTAAGTAAGCACAACTCTTGGGTAAGAGCCTTTTTATGTTCTTCAAGCTGTGTAATCTCTCGTTCATATTTTTGTTTTTTGTATGAAAGGTTAATGAATAGATTTTGTTTATGAATGAGCAATACAACAAAAGCAATATGTGCAGCAGCAAAGATGAATACGAACAATTTCTTATTCATGAGAGCTCCTCGCGTGTGGAAAGAGTATTGCCTTATTCTACCGAAGTTGCATTGTGTAAAACAAGGGTGTTAGAACGTTCTGTTCATCGTCAAATGAACTTCGGTGAGTGGCTCTCCTGCCTTTTTATTGCGATCCAGTTTAAGTCCCCAGTCAATTTGAGCAGGGAATGGTCCACCAAGGATTCTGACACCAAATCCAATTGCATGGCGATAGTTAAAGCCATTATTTCTAAGTTGATCAGCTGGAATCAAATCTGCATCAGGGGTATCCCAACCGGCACCACCATCATAAAAGACCGCAGCCTTATATTGGAAGTCAGGAGTCAGAGGAACAACAATTTCGGTATTAATCCAGAATGCATTTTTTGCTCCAATAGAATCACTATCATAGGTCCCCGGAACACGCCACTGTGGACTTATTTGTCCAAATAAGAAACCGCGAACACTTGCAGGCCCACCAACATGGAACAACTCTCGATATGGAATAGTATGGTTGCCAAGCCGCGCCACCACCCCAATGTGACCATGGAGTCCAAGGACCATATCGTGTTCACCGATCAGAGGGGTATACCAGCTTGCATCACCTTCAAATCGTAAGAAGCCAAAATTGGTTCCAACAATACTGTTTTTGTTTGTACCTACCGCATTTTTTGCGCAATCGTAACTAGTATTATCATTCGTACTTCCCGAAGATTGGGTTGGAATACCTACCTTAAAGTTTAATGACCATTGATGGCCTCGAGATGGGTGTGTTGGGTGATTTCGTGTATCGAAGTTAGTTATATTAGAGGCCCAGAGCATGGTTCCCTGTTCAAATCGACGCTGCAAAATAGCATTGAAGGTTGCTGCATATTCTGCACCAAGAGCAGTATTGGCCTGTGGCATATTGTTTCCATACGCCAGATGTTCTGCTCCGATTTGGAATTGTGAATGAATATCTGAACGCTTACCCATAAAGAATCCGATACCAGCCGTTCCTCCAACGCGATTTTCAGTTACCTTTGATTGAATGTTATTTCTCATCTCATCATAAGTCTGGCTGCTGGTTCCAAATGCAAGAGCGCCAGAGATTGGTTTATCAAATAACCATGGATACATAAGGCTTGCGTTTCCACTGATTCTTTGCCAGGATGCTGATCCATTGACGTTATATTGTAAGCCTTGTCCCCATGCGTTATTGTCAAAGAAGGTAGCGTTAGCTGTGAAAGCGCTTGCGGCATTTCTTATATTCACAGCATCACCGCCAGTTCCGAGTTGAAATTCAAATTTACCGGTTCGAACTTCTTTGACCATCAAATCAAGGTCACAGAGTTCATCGTTGATACGATTAATTTTCCAGTTTACACCGTCGCGCGGATCAAAATATCCAAGGCCTGATACCCGATCTTTTGCTCTATCCATTCGGCGGCTGTTAAGGATCTCTCCTTCGTCAAGATCAATCTGTCGTCGAATCATTTTATCGCGACTTTTTTTATTTCCTACGATATTAATTCGATTCAAACGGACTTTATTACCAAGTTCTGAAT of Candidatus Babeliales bacterium contains these proteins:
- the bamA gene encoding outer membrane protein assembly factor BamA, which codes for MVPRFTTKKAFYGIALLTLATAIHAIARQDHAARLEQTSLEEDTTVDERYIKKIIISGNTLVSEEAIRHRIPYQLGHHFDPTKTSTLIRNLHELGYFKQIEVSIEYSGIRGLYLYIDLTEKKRFQSARFVGNKHLLETAIRKKIDFTKIKTLEADELPKFEQIIRHMYAERGYHGAQVHAQLKETADGKVDVVFTINEGAYTVVKRVSFKGNQRINSKVLRNSIFTREDWLFSIMDRAGTYHPDAVEQDKYTIETMYHNQGFLTAKVVKTEIEKDQDRGDFLITFYIEEGPQYSFSEISAPGNELLNEEEILRVLPIRPGQTYSQDRLKRSIEFLRSLWGEHGYIYADVEPSVQPDEQTKTVKVALYSELGNKVRLNRINIVGNKKSRDKMIRRQIDLDEGEILNSRRMDRAKDRVSGLGYFDPRDGVNWKINRINDELCDLDLMVKEVRTGKFEFQLGTGGDAVNIRNAASAFTANATFFDNNAWGQGLQYNVNGSASWQRISGNASLMYPWLFDKPISGALAFGTSSQTYDEMRNNIQSKVTENRVGGTAGIGFFMGKRSDIHSQFQIGAEHLAYGNNMPQANTALGAEYAATFNAILQRRFEQGTMLWASNITNFDTRNHPTHPSRGHQWSLNFKVGIPTQSSGSTNDNTSYDCAKNAVGTNKNSIVGTNFGFLRFEGDASWYTPLIGEHDMVLGLHGHIGVVARLGNHTIPYRELFHVGGPASVRGFLFGQISPQWRVPGTYDSDSIGAKNAFWINTEIVVPLTPDFQYKAAVFYDGGAGWDTPDADLIPADQLRNNGFNYRHAIGFGVRILGGPFPAQIDWGLKLDRNKKAGEPLTEVHLTMNRTF